A single genomic interval of Spirosoma linguale DSM 74 harbors:
- a CDS encoding multiple antibiotic resistance (MarC)-related protein (PFAM: multiple antibiotic resistance (MarC)-related protein~KEGG: bpn:BPEN_595 putative dITP- and XTP- hydrolase), whose amino-acid sequence MLSFKEIVSVTLILFSVIDVVGSLPVIIDLRKKAGKIESERATFASGVLMISFLFVGEKILKLFGVDVQSFAVAGALIIFLIGLEMILGRTIFKSEETSGGATHIVPIAFPLIAGAGTLTTIISLRAEYQTLNIVIGIVLNLVLIYVVLKSSGWLETRLGSGGLAVLRKIFGIILLAIAIKLFKTNLIPGL is encoded by the coding sequence ATGTTAAGTTTTAAAGAAATTGTTTCGGTTACGCTCATTCTCTTCTCCGTCATCGACGTTGTCGGGTCGTTGCCCGTAATTATCGATCTGCGTAAAAAAGCCGGTAAAATAGAATCGGAGCGGGCCACCTTTGCTTCGGGTGTATTAATGATCTCTTTCCTGTTTGTTGGGGAGAAGATTCTGAAATTATTCGGGGTCGATGTACAGTCATTTGCCGTAGCAGGCGCGTTGATCATCTTTCTGATTGGTCTGGAAATGATTCTGGGGCGCACCATCTTCAAGTCAGAAGAAACCAGTGGCGGGGCTACTCACATTGTTCCGATTGCCTTTCCGCTGATTGCCGGAGCAGGTACCCTGACGACTATCATTTCATTACGGGCCGAGTACCAGACGCTCAACATTGTGATCGGGATTGTGCTCAACCTCGTGCTGATTTATGTCGTGCTCAAATCATCGGGCTGGCTCGAAACCCGACTAGGCTCGGGCGGACTGGCGGTATTGCGCAAGATATTCGGGATTATATTGCTGGCCATTGCCATCAAACTCTTCAAAACTAACCTGATACCCGGACTGTAA
- a CDS encoding Protein of unknown function DUF2166 (PFAM: Protein of unknown function DUF2166~KEGG: hypothetical protein) produces MLTPNHQTMQQPDSLNQVAEFHRTFHAPILETPQIPSEARSQLRVSLLAEELDELREAIAEGDIVAVADALCDLQYVLSGAVLEFGLGDSFKALFDEVQRSNMSKACLTVEEAEATVAQYQAKGVPCHYIESEGKYLVYRDADRKTLKSVNYSPADLEGILQNVQ; encoded by the coding sequence ATGCTTACGCCTAACCACCAGACTATGCAACAACCGGACTCATTGAACCAGGTGGCGGAGTTTCACCGCACCTTTCATGCCCCTATTTTAGAAACCCCCCAAATTCCATCCGAAGCACGTAGTCAACTGCGGGTTTCGCTGCTTGCCGAAGAACTCGATGAACTTCGTGAGGCCATTGCCGAAGGCGATATTGTAGCCGTAGCCGATGCCCTTTGCGATTTGCAGTATGTTTTGTCGGGTGCGGTCCTTGAATTTGGTCTCGGCGATTCGTTCAAAGCCTTATTCGACGAAGTACAACGGTCGAACATGAGCAAAGCCTGCCTGACCGTTGAGGAGGCCGAAGCCACCGTGGCCCAGTATCAGGCCAAAGGAGTGCCTTGCCATTACATCGAATCGGAAGGCAAATACCTGGTTTACCGCGACGCTGACCGTAAAACGCTCAAGAGTGTAAATTACTCTCCCGCCGATCTGGAAGGCATACTGCAAAACGTTCAGTAA
- a CDS encoding double-stranded RNA/RNA-DNA hybrid binding protein-like protein (KEGG: vsp:VS_2153 ribonuclease HI), with protein MAQKKPKFYVVWQGRKPGVYDSWDEAKAQTDGFAKPLFKSFDSKPAALKAFKEKPHVHIGQAPKATGKQGKLTELVGLPIQDSLVVDAAWNTATGDMEYQGIYLATRQKLFLMGPYADGTNNIGEFLAIVHALALLHQKNSNIPVYSDSRTAIGWVTRKKANTKLEETSRNAELFELLERAETWLKTHRFANPVLKWETTVWGENPADFGRK; from the coding sequence ATGGCTCAGAAAAAGCCTAAGTTTTATGTTGTCTGGCAAGGTCGGAAACCGGGTGTTTATGACAGTTGGGACGAAGCCAAAGCGCAAACGGATGGGTTTGCCAAACCCTTGTTCAAGTCATTTGATAGTAAACCCGCTGCACTGAAAGCGTTTAAGGAAAAGCCACATGTCCATATTGGTCAGGCACCCAAAGCAACGGGAAAGCAGGGTAAATTAACCGAATTGGTCGGCTTGCCGATTCAGGATAGTCTGGTGGTCGATGCCGCCTGGAATACCGCCACGGGTGATATGGAATACCAGGGAATTTATCTGGCGACCCGGCAAAAGCTTTTCCTGATGGGGCCTTATGCGGATGGGACAAACAACATTGGTGAGTTTCTGGCTATTGTCCACGCCCTGGCGTTGCTGCACCAAAAAAATAGCAATATCCCGGTTTACTCCGATTCCCGAACGGCCATTGGCTGGGTGACCAGGAAGAAAGCCAATACCAAACTCGAAGAAACGTCCCGCAATGCCGAACTCTTCGAATTGCTGGAGCGGGCCGAAACCTGGCTCAAGACGCACCGATTTGCTAATCCCGTCTTGAAATGGGAAACTACCGTATGGGGCGAGAATCCGGCCGATTTTGGGCGAAAGTAG
- a CDS encoding Glutamate--ammonia ligase (PFAM: glutamine synthetase catalytic region; glutamine synthetase beta-Grasp~KEGG: mrd:Mrad2831_5128 glutamate--ammonia ligase): MAKAKLEYIWLDGYKPTQSLRSKTKIEADFSGKLEDCSMWSFDGSSTGQAEGGSSDCLLKPVFICPDPQRKNGYLVMCEVLNADGTPHVSNGRATIEDDDNDFWFGFEQEYFLWDMAIDKPLGFPAEGFPTRPQGPYYCSVGAQNAYGRNIIEEHLDVCLEAGLNVEGINAEVATGQWEFQIFAKGAKDAGDQIWVARYLLERIGEKYGISINWHCKPLGATDWNGSGMHANFSNTALRTSGSKEVYDKICQSFSPADVIKAHIAVYGADNEQRLTGKHETQSIDQFSYGISDRGASIRIPIATVERGWKGWLEDRRPNSAADPYKVAAVIIKTVKSAEILETA, encoded by the coding sequence ATGGCAAAGGCTAAGTTAGAATACATTTGGCTCGACGGCTACAAGCCCACCCAAAGCTTACGTTCCAAAACTAAAATTGAGGCTGATTTCTCGGGTAAACTCGAAGATTGCTCTATGTGGTCGTTCGATGGTTCATCGACCGGACAAGCCGAGGGCGGTTCTTCAGACTGTCTGTTGAAGCCGGTTTTCATCTGCCCTGATCCACAGCGGAAGAACGGTTATCTTGTTATGTGTGAAGTTCTCAATGCCGACGGTACGCCACACGTATCGAACGGTCGGGCTACCATTGAGGATGATGACAACGATTTCTGGTTTGGCTTTGAGCAGGAGTACTTCCTGTGGGATATGGCTATCGACAAGCCACTTGGCTTCCCGGCTGAAGGCTTCCCAACCCGTCCGCAGGGCCCATACTACTGCTCGGTAGGTGCTCAGAATGCCTATGGCCGGAACATCATCGAAGAACACCTTGATGTTTGTCTGGAAGCTGGTTTGAATGTAGAGGGTATCAATGCTGAAGTAGCAACGGGTCAGTGGGAGTTCCAGATTTTTGCCAAAGGAGCTAAAGATGCTGGCGACCAGATCTGGGTAGCCCGCTATTTGCTGGAGCGCATCGGTGAGAAATACGGTATTTCTATCAACTGGCATTGTAAGCCACTGGGTGCTACCGACTGGAATGGTTCGGGTATGCACGCTAACTTCTCGAACACCGCCCTGCGTACATCGGGAAGCAAAGAAGTATATGACAAAATTTGCCAGTCGTTCTCGCCAGCCGATGTGATCAAAGCGCACATCGCCGTATATGGTGCAGACAACGAGCAGCGTTTGACGGGCAAACACGAAACCCAGTCAATCGATCAATTCTCGTATGGTATCTCCGACCGGGGCGCTTCGATCCGTATCCCCATCGCCACGGTGGAACGCGGCTGGAAAGGCTGGCTGGAAGACCGTCGGCCAAACTCGGCGGCTGATCCCTACAAAGTTGCCGCTGTGATCATCAAAACCGTTAAATCGGCTGAAATTCTGGAAACAGCTTAG
- a CDS encoding beta-lactamase domain protein (PFAM: beta-lactamase domain protein~KEGG: mpo:Mpop_4636 beta-lactamase domain protein) produces the protein METQLELDTPVDTGGKTPYDVTADVAGIKTLFVNVFFIGTPGYGNHWVLVDAGFMGYASSIKKRAEELFGPGTQPDAIILTHGHADHVGSLKTLLEGWNVPVYAHKLELPFLQGKSSYPPPDPAIGGGGMSYMSWVFPIGPMDFGDQIKALPDDGKIPELPDWRAIHTPGHAPGHISLFRDKDRTLIAGDAFVTTNQNAITAVATQREEFHGPPAYFTCDWEAAKESVQKLNNLNPAAAGTGHGVSVRGLDLKLGLNKLAHEFEARSIPSEGRYVKQPAVTDENGIVDMPAPTSFHVARVLGLSILTGVVGYAIWSVVKQND, from the coding sequence ATGGAAACTCAACTTGAACTGGACACGCCAGTGGATACCGGCGGTAAAACACCCTATGATGTTACTGCCGATGTAGCCGGTATTAAAACATTGTTTGTAAACGTATTTTTCATTGGCACGCCCGGTTATGGCAACCATTGGGTATTGGTGGATGCCGGTTTTATGGGCTACGCCAGCTCGATAAAAAAACGGGCAGAGGAGTTATTTGGCCCCGGTACCCAACCCGACGCCATTATCCTGACGCACGGCCATGCCGACCATGTTGGCTCGCTTAAGACGTTGCTGGAAGGGTGGAATGTGCCGGTGTACGCTCACAAACTTGAGTTGCCGTTTTTGCAGGGTAAATCGAGCTATCCGCCACCAGATCCGGCCATTGGCGGGGGCGGCATGTCGTATATGTCGTGGGTGTTTCCCATTGGCCCAATGGACTTTGGCGACCAGATAAAAGCGCTTCCAGATGATGGAAAGATTCCTGAATTACCCGACTGGCGGGCAATTCACACGCCAGGTCATGCACCGGGCCACATTTCCCTGTTTCGGGATAAGGACCGGACGCTCATTGCCGGCGATGCCTTTGTAACGACAAACCAGAACGCCATTACGGCGGTGGCTACCCAGCGCGAGGAGTTTCATGGGCCACCGGCCTACTTCACCTGCGACTGGGAAGCGGCCAAGGAGTCGGTGCAGAAGTTGAATAATCTGAATCCGGCAGCTGCCGGAACAGGGCATGGCGTATCGGTGCGGGGCCTCGACCTGAAATTAGGGTTAAATAAACTGGCGCACGAGTTCGAAGCCCGCTCCATTCCGTCGGAAGGCCGGTACGTGAAGCAACCCGCCGTTACCGACGAAAATGGCATTGTGGACATGCCTGCACCGACCTCATTCCACGTAGCCAGGGTACTCGGACTTAGCATATTGACCGGCGTGGTTGGATACGCGATCTGGTCGGTCGTGAAGCAGAACGACTAG
- a CDS encoding glutamine synthetase catalytic region (PFAM: glutamine synthetase catalytic region~KEGG: ppd:Ppro_1682 glutamine synthetase, catalytic region) — protein sequence MSNFRFKALEVAQSRHAVPVAAPTERVGDFFGSYTFNNEVMRALLSPEAYLKVTEAISTNGQIDRNIADEVAGAMKSWATSKGATHYTHWFQPLTGETAEKHDAFFDITMEGKAVEKFKGSALVQQEPDASSFPNGGLRNTFEARGYTGWDPSSPAFLMDNGAGGKTLCIPSVFISYTGEALDYKTPLLKALNALDKAATAVCQYFDRNITKVTPTLGPEQEYFVVDRALFYARPDLVLAGRTVFGHAPARGQQLEDHYFGSIPPRVNAFMVDFEFESMKLGMPVRTRHNEVAPGQFEVAPTFEEVNLAVDHNALLMDLMEKIAAKHNLKVLFHEKPFAGVNGSGKHNNWSMGTNTGVNLLAPSTRPKESLRFLTFLVNVVKAVHDNADLLRASIASAGNEHRLGANEAPPAIVSVFLGEALTQTLNDLETKSEVTVNKGDNVYYKLGLNRIPSLMRDNTDRNRTSPFAFTGNKFEFRAVGSSANSASTMTVLNAIVADQLNKFKFDLDARLARGEKKELAIVDILKEYYANSKRILFEGNGYSDEWVEEAASRGLSNIKSSPEALGVFVQPESLALFERTGVMNHAEVESRYEIELEKYIKNVQIESRVMGDLAMNHVVSTALKYQNKLAETARNLVELGMASEAEPIKDILREISTRVIVIKKGVEAMIESRKKANNVTDTGERAKLYATEVKDHFDLIRYEVDKLEEVVDDEDWPLVKYRELLFVK from the coding sequence ATGTCGAATTTTCGTTTCAAGGCCCTTGAGGTTGCACAGAGTCGCCATGCCGTACCAGTAGCTGCACCAACTGAGCGCGTCGGCGATTTTTTTGGTAGTTATACCTTCAATAATGAAGTTATGCGGGCCTTATTATCGCCCGAAGCCTATTTGAAAGTCACGGAAGCCATCAGCACGAATGGTCAGATAGATCGGAATATTGCCGATGAGGTAGCAGGAGCTATGAAATCGTGGGCCACCTCCAAAGGAGCTACGCACTATACCCACTGGTTTCAGCCGCTAACGGGCGAAACCGCCGAAAAACACGATGCCTTCTTCGATATTACCATGGAGGGCAAAGCCGTCGAGAAATTTAAGGGAAGTGCCCTGGTACAGCAGGAGCCCGATGCGTCGTCGTTCCCGAACGGCGGTCTTCGCAATACCTTCGAAGCGCGTGGCTATACCGGCTGGGACCCCTCGTCGCCCGCTTTTTTGATGGATAATGGAGCGGGGGGTAAAACGCTCTGTATTCCCTCCGTCTTTATTTCCTATACCGGTGAGGCTCTGGATTATAAAACGCCATTGCTCAAAGCCCTGAACGCGCTGGATAAAGCCGCCACGGCCGTTTGTCAATATTTCGACCGGAACATTACTAAAGTAACCCCAACCCTGGGGCCTGAGCAGGAATATTTTGTCGTTGACCGGGCGTTATTCTATGCCCGACCGGATTTGGTGTTGGCGGGCCGTACTGTATTTGGACACGCACCGGCGCGGGGTCAACAGTTGGAAGACCACTATTTTGGGTCAATTCCTCCGCGGGTCAATGCGTTTATGGTCGACTTTGAGTTCGAATCCATGAAACTTGGTATGCCCGTCCGAACGCGGCATAATGAAGTGGCACCGGGTCAGTTTGAAGTGGCGCCAACGTTTGAAGAAGTCAATCTGGCCGTCGATCATAACGCGCTGCTGATGGACCTGATGGAGAAAATCGCTGCGAAGCATAACCTGAAGGTACTTTTTCATGAAAAGCCATTCGCGGGTGTCAACGGCTCCGGTAAGCACAACAACTGGTCGATGGGAACCAATACGGGTGTTAATCTGCTGGCTCCCAGCACCAGGCCAAAAGAGAGTTTACGGTTTTTGACGTTTCTGGTCAACGTTGTCAAGGCTGTTCATGACAATGCCGATTTACTGCGGGCCAGTATTGCCTCGGCCGGCAATGAGCATCGGCTTGGGGCGAATGAAGCACCGCCCGCCATCGTGTCCGTATTCCTGGGCGAAGCACTGACCCAGACCCTGAATGATCTGGAAACCAAATCGGAAGTGACAGTCAACAAAGGCGATAATGTATATTATAAGCTGGGCCTGAATCGGATTCCGAGCCTGATGCGCGACAATACCGACCGCAATCGAACATCGCCCTTTGCTTTTACGGGTAATAAATTTGAGTTTCGGGCGGTAGGGAGTTCTGCGAACTCGGCGTCTACGATGACGGTTTTAAATGCCATCGTAGCCGATCAGCTTAACAAATTCAAATTTGATCTCGATGCGCGTCTGGCGCGGGGTGAGAAGAAAGAACTGGCAATTGTCGACATCCTGAAAGAGTATTATGCCAACTCAAAACGAATTCTGTTCGAAGGAAACGGCTACTCGGATGAGTGGGTAGAAGAAGCCGCCAGCCGGGGACTGTCGAATATAAAATCATCGCCGGAAGCACTGGGTGTGTTCGTGCAGCCCGAATCACTGGCCCTGTTCGAGCGGACAGGGGTAATGAACCATGCCGAAGTAGAGTCACGCTACGAGATTGAGCTGGAGAAGTACATCAAGAATGTGCAGATAGAATCGCGGGTGATGGGCGATTTGGCCATGAATCACGTGGTATCAACCGCCTTGAAATACCAAAATAAGCTGGCCGAAACGGCTCGGAATCTGGTTGAGTTGGGTATGGCTTCCGAGGCCGAGCCGATTAAGGACATCCTGCGCGAAATTTCGACCCGTGTCATTGTGATAAAAAAAGGCGTCGAAGCCATGATCGAGTCGCGGAAGAAAGCGAACAATGTGACCGATACCGGCGAACGCGCTAAACTCTACGCGACGGAGGTAAAAGATCATTTCGATCTGATTCGGTATGAGGTGGATAAACTCGAAGAGGTGGTCGACGATGAAGATTGGCCGCTGGTAAAGTACCGGGAATTGCTCTTCGTGAAGTAA
- a CDS encoding Di-heme cytochrome c peroxidase (PFAM: Di-haem cytochrome c peroxidase~KEGG: swp:swp_4142 probable cytochrome-c peroxidase), producing the protein MSFKDVNLSFMKKLLFILAISVLVLQGCSKPSESPDASVPTGSARPELASYNYLVELPAHIQQALITVDNSPATNPITNNGATLGRVLFYDKNLSLNRTVSCGSCHKQAAAFDDDVALSKGFANARTTRNSMSLLNIRFYKSGRMFWDERVPTVEKQALQPIQNPLEMGLTLTELESRVKSLTYYPDLFQKAFGSPVIDSVRIAKALAQFERSIVSYQSKYDKVKQGLETFTAAESRGEQIFLTAPNPGPGGGGIACAGCHTPPMFITSTPAGGFAFPLESGINGQNRFKSGSLRNIATRKFLFHAGTIADLNAMFTGPQPVPAHGVPPQDVAAMIAFLNTLTDTAITQDPKYSDPFR; encoded by the coding sequence ATGTCGTTTAAGGATGTAAACCTATCATTCATGAAAAAGCTACTGTTCATTCTCGCCATATCCGTACTGGTCCTGCAAGGTTGTTCCAAACCGAGTGAGTCTCCGGATGCATCCGTGCCGACTGGTTCTGCCCGACCCGAACTGGCTTCGTACAATTATCTGGTTGAGCTACCAGCGCATATTCAACAGGCTCTGATAACTGTAGACAATAGCCCGGCAACTAATCCAATAACGAATAATGGCGCTACGCTGGGACGGGTTCTGTTTTATGATAAAAACCTGTCTCTGAATCGGACGGTTAGCTGCGGCAGCTGTCATAAGCAAGCCGCTGCTTTTGATGATGATGTGGCATTAAGTAAAGGGTTTGCCAATGCCCGAACAACGCGCAATTCAATGTCATTGCTGAATATCCGTTTTTACAAATCCGGGCGAATGTTCTGGGATGAGCGCGTGCCTACCGTTGAAAAACAAGCCCTTCAGCCTATTCAGAATCCGCTGGAAATGGGCTTGACGCTGACCGAGCTCGAAAGCCGGGTCAAGTCATTGACCTATTATCCGGATTTATTTCAGAAAGCGTTTGGCAGTCCGGTAATCGACTCTGTACGAATTGCCAAAGCATTGGCGCAGTTTGAGCGATCCATCGTTTCCTATCAATCGAAATACGACAAGGTAAAACAGGGTTTGGAAACCTTCACGGCTGCCGAATCGCGTGGCGAGCAGATTTTTCTGACCGCGCCCAATCCGGGTCCGGGAGGTGGGGGTATTGCCTGCGCGGGTTGCCACACACCCCCCATGTTTATTACATCGACACCCGCCGGGGGATTTGCCTTTCCACTGGAATCGGGCATCAATGGCCAAAATCGATTTAAAAGCGGGTCATTGCGGAACATCGCCACCCGAAAGTTTTTATTCCACGCAGGCACAATAGCCGATTTAAATGCCATGTTCACCGGTCCACAGCCTGTACCTGCGCATGGCGTCCCTCCCCAGGATGTGGCTGCCATGATTGCCTTCCTGAATACACTAACCGATACGGCCATCACCCAGGACCCTAAGTATTCCGATCCGTTCCGGTAA
- a CDS encoding peptidase T (KEGG: rpc:RPC_2396 peptidase T~TIGRFAM: peptidase T~PFAM: peptidase dimerisation domain protein; peptidase M20), producing the protein MENHQLSESQPSVVERFLRYVQIDTQSDPQSTRNPSTEKQKDLSRVLVQELLDLGVSDAEMDEWGYVYATIPANSDKPNVPTICFCSHVDTSPDVTGAGVKPIIHRQWNGDDIILPDDPTQLIRVADHPDLTSQVGNDIITASGTTLLGADNKAGLAEIMAATEYLVAHPDIKHGRIRLLFTPDEEVGRGTEKVDIAKLGADFGYTIDGESLGTLEDETFSADAVKITIQGVSTHPGFAKGKLENALKIAADVLAVLPKDALSPETTEEKEGFVHPTRLEGNQDKAVLEFIIRDFTEAGLHEKETYLQNQLNDVLANYPGSSAQFVVKEQYRNMKDVLDQHPAVVDNALEAIQRAGLSAKRRSIRGGTDGSRLSFMGLPCPNIFAGEHAFHSRQEWVSVQDMQKAVEVIVNVAQVWEERS; encoded by the coding sequence ATGGAAAATCATCAACTTTCTGAAAGTCAACCCAGTGTTGTCGAACGTTTTCTGCGGTATGTCCAGATAGACACCCAGTCGGACCCGCAGTCGACGAGGAATCCGAGTACCGAAAAGCAAAAAGACCTGAGCCGGGTATTGGTGCAGGAACTGCTCGATCTGGGCGTCTCCGATGCCGAAATGGACGAGTGGGGCTATGTGTACGCCACCATTCCGGCCAATTCTGATAAGCCGAACGTACCAACGATCTGCTTTTGCTCCCATGTCGACACATCGCCCGATGTGACCGGAGCGGGCGTAAAACCCATCATTCACCGGCAGTGGAATGGCGATGATATTATCTTACCAGATGATCCGACCCAACTTATCCGTGTGGCCGACCATCCCGATTTGACCAGTCAGGTTGGGAACGACATCATTACCGCCAGTGGAACAACCCTGCTGGGGGCGGATAATAAAGCCGGGCTGGCCGAAATTATGGCTGCTACCGAATATTTAGTTGCTCATCCGGACATAAAACACGGTCGTATCCGGTTGCTGTTTACGCCCGATGAAGAAGTGGGACGCGGTACCGAAAAGGTGGACATAGCCAAGCTCGGGGCCGATTTTGGCTACACCATCGACGGAGAATCGCTGGGCACGCTCGAAGATGAAACCTTCTCGGCCGATGCCGTCAAGATCACCATTCAGGGCGTTAGTACGCACCCCGGCTTTGCCAAAGGAAAGCTCGAAAATGCCTTGAAAATTGCCGCCGATGTGCTGGCTGTTTTACCTAAAGATGCCCTGTCGCCCGAAACGACGGAGGAGAAAGAAGGGTTTGTGCATCCAACCCGTCTGGAAGGTAATCAGGACAAAGCCGTTCTGGAGTTCATTATCCGCGATTTCACGGAAGCGGGTTTGCATGAAAAGGAAACCTACCTGCAAAATCAGCTTAATGACGTGCTGGCCAATTACCCCGGCTCGTCGGCTCAGTTTGTCGTGAAGGAGCAGTACCGCAATATGAAAGATGTGCTGGACCAACACCCGGCGGTAGTCGATAATGCACTCGAAGCCATTCAGCGGGCGGGCCTGTCGGCTAAACGACGCAGCATACGAGGTGGTACGGACGGGTCGAGATTGTCGTTTATGGGCTTGCCCTGCCCGAATATATTTGCCGGTGAGCATGCCTTTCACTCACGGCAGGAGTGGGTATCGGTGCAGGATATGCAGAAAGCCGTTGAGGTGATTGTCAACGTAGCACAGGTGTGGGAAGAGCGCAGCTAA
- a CDS encoding peptidase M28 (PFAM: peptidase M28~KEGG: sdn:Sden_3316 peptidase M28) has protein sequence MRSSQGRPSVQTILEELTALPHRGAATANEAKAADLLQNYLTDMGAAVEKQAFETPKTYATIVYWLMGGLLTGLALIPVTGVAIGLVWYFIWLGWLYFNWRYSFITRFPVQHTAYNVIGRWPAVESTARKVILMAHYDTAPVSLLYGPNQQGRFRLSLIVSLWLMLLAGAMVLLEVAGIGRPYISYLRYGLMAYFVVQSIVGTAGYWLKGYSNGASDNATGVAAALATADQLIQANLPDMSIEVVLTSAEEVGMIGAYQYVETHRKKWSRAQTLAINFDTLGAGKLTVVEQTGTAELIRYDNAPTRIARQLLKTEAFRDRAQVGQWHTADFDSVWFVRNKIPVLALCALDEKGQMPRIHQPDDTLIHVDPTPIYTAIDLAEAVVRKWVNDDENV, from the coding sequence ATGAGAAGTTCACAGGGCCGTCCGTCGGTTCAGACAATACTGGAAGAACTTACGGCCCTGCCTCACCGGGGAGCCGCTACTGCTAATGAAGCCAAAGCCGCCGACCTGTTACAGAACTATCTGACAGATATGGGCGCTGCGGTTGAGAAACAGGCATTCGAAACGCCAAAAACCTATGCCACTATTGTTTACTGGCTCATGGGCGGGTTGTTGACCGGGCTGGCGCTAATTCCGGTCACGGGGGTAGCTATCGGATTAGTTTGGTACTTTATCTGGCTGGGGTGGCTCTATTTCAACTGGCGGTATTCGTTCATCACCCGGTTTCCGGTGCAGCATACGGCCTATAACGTAATTGGCCGTTGGCCTGCCGTTGAGTCAACAGCCCGAAAAGTTATCCTGATGGCGCATTATGATACAGCGCCGGTATCTCTGCTCTATGGCCCGAACCAACAGGGGCGCTTCCGCTTATCACTCATCGTATCGTTATGGCTCATGTTGCTGGCCGGGGCAATGGTATTGCTGGAAGTTGCGGGAATTGGACGGCCCTATATTTCGTACTTGCGGTATGGCCTGATGGCCTATTTCGTCGTACAGTCGATAGTGGGCACAGCGGGTTACTGGCTCAAAGGATATTCCAATGGCGCCAGCGATAATGCAACGGGTGTTGCAGCCGCCCTCGCTACCGCCGACCAGCTCATACAGGCTAATTTACCCGATATGAGTATTGAGGTGGTATTGACAAGCGCCGAAGAGGTGGGCATGATTGGCGCTTATCAGTACGTGGAAACCCATCGGAAGAAATGGAGTCGGGCGCAGACACTCGCCATAAACTTCGACACGCTGGGTGCCGGAAAACTAACCGTTGTGGAACAAACCGGCACCGCCGAACTGATTCGGTATGATAACGCGCCGACCCGAATTGCCCGTCAATTGCTCAAAACCGAAGCCTTCCGCGACCGGGCGCAGGTAGGGCAGTGGCATACCGCCGACTTCGACAGTGTCTGGTTTGTTCGGAACAAAATTCCCGTGCTGGCACTCTGTGCGCTGGATGAAAAAGGACAAATGCCCCGTATTCATCAGCCCGACGATACGCTGATCCATGTTGACCCGACGCCGATTTACACCGCTATTGACCTTGCCGAAGCGGTTGTCCGCAAATGGGTGAACGATGATGAAAACGTTTAG